TTGGGGACAAACTGGGGAGTTTCACCAAATTAAACCCCACCCACACAAATTTAAGCAGCCACAGGTTCACACAACTGGCCTTTAGCAGGATTTACCACAGTTCAGTGTGAACATAAGTGTGGTTCAGAACTACACATTTGTCTCATGTCAGGGACTGTCCCAGTGCTGCCTGTTACCACAATTACTCACCCAGTTTGTTGTTACCAATCTTCTAACCTAAAACTGCAAATGCAACATTAAACCAGGTCAGAATTTCCTTTAGAACACATGTACCGTACACAGCTAACTCCTGGTTTTGGCTAACATCTCCCAAGCCAGAGACACCCATCATGGATATGCTTGCACTATGCTATTGAGATATCTCCTAATGGGATAGGGATAAAGCCATACTGCCCTCCAGTTCCACTTCATTGTTCATGGGATGACGGTGTCTTTcgttaccccagtccaacatttaCTCCCAACCTTTAGAAAAAAAACCCAGATTTTCCACATTGAGAGAGTGCCTATACATTCTGTTCCAACTTGAGTGTTCCCTTTGTCACAGGAAGAGGGGAAAACAGGACCTTTAGCCCTTTGATCCCACTCCATTCATCAACCAGGTCACAACCTATTTCCTACCTCATCACCATTCCCTTGTAGGTGCCTCACTGTTTTGGTCTGGAATGTGAGGACTCTACTGCTCAGCCTCAAAATATAGTGAcccaacttaatttcaaaaacatttatcCATGTTATCGAATCGTGGACTTAACACTTCCGAAATCCCCTGCAAATCTAACCAAGAGCCTAGTGTTTTGCAATTGGATTTTGACTTAACCCTTTAACTCCCAGCATGGCTTAGGCCACTGGACATGGGGAGAGGGTTCACTGATCAGGGAGGGGTTGAATCATgaagcagggaaacagacccttcaattcaactcatctatgctgaccaagtttccccaaactgaactagccccatttgcttgCACTAGGGGTATCTCCCTCCAACGTTCCTATCCAcacgttccttggatgctgcctaacctgctgtgctttaaccagcaacacattttcagctctgatctccagacctcTTTTTAACccctaaatgctgtaattgtcacTTCTCCCACTTCCTTTATGGTCTCCTATAGATGCACCACCCActggaaaaagttgctccttaggtccctcaGGTCTTTTCCTTCACCCCAAAcccttgccctctagttttgaactcatccacccaagggaaaagaccttcagtgtttaccctatccatgcccctcaattttataagcCTCgacaaaaggtcacccctcaacctcactcCAGGGAGAAATATCCTCACTTTTCCTTCTAGGGaaaaccctccattcctagcaagatcattcttcctatagcagaacTGGGCACAGCACTCCTGAAGGGGCCTCAATAGCGTCCCGTACAATCTAGTAAAGCGATCTGAAGAGAGGGAGGGCATTGCAGAGAGGAAATGGGAAGCAGACCCAGCAAAACCAGCTAGCCAGAGACTaggtaaagacaatgactgctgatgttggaaaccagaatctggatcagtggtgctggaagagcacagcagttcaggcagcatccaacgagcagagaaatcgacgttccgggcaaaagcccttcattattcctgatgaatgctgcctgaactgctgtgctcttccagcaccactgatccagaatccagagACTAGTATCAATTGAACTGAGATTAGCTTCCACTTTTACAGCAGACACTTTAAACCTTAGATTAAAAAAAGGTGTCAAACAAAATTGACCGAAATACATGTGCTGGGGAAACAGGAGAGAATTAACTTGATGCTTTCTGCACTAGAGCAACTGTCCCATGCAGTTCAATTTGATACAATTTattaaaaagcacaaaaataCAATGTACAAAGACAGTGTCAGATGGAGCATCTCAAATTAATGCTGCTTGGTTACAcgcttcatttaaaaaaaaaactcgagCCGAGACGACACCTTTTTACAACAAAAGGTTTTGCCAAAAAAAACATTGCggtacaaaacaaaaaaaaagagaaattgcttcgTTTTAAATATTTCGTTCAGTCCAATAACTCACTTAAATAAGACACTCCAACGGATTAATAGCTTCACCATTAGAACAGCAAGCCCATGTGGAATGATCGAGTGTTTAATATTTTCCTGCTGATGACACGAGCAAAAAACCACAAACAAAtcggagatttaaaaaaaaggagggcTCCCCCCCCCAAACCAGGTTAATCTTAAACATTGGGGGGAGGGAACTGGTTCATTTACATAATTTAAACACCAGTTTGAAACACGGATCCGGATTCTGTCCATCTCGGAATTGGGGTTTGACccgggggtggggaagaggggagTGAGCAGAAATCGACATcgagacacaggaagatcccagtGCGCTCCGGAAAATACTGGAACTCAAGGGGTTAAACCTTCAATATGCTGAGAGAGACCCTTCTTTGCCCATGAGTAGGGCATAAAAGAGGAATTTTAAAGATTTAATTCTTACTCctgagtgtttttaaaaaaattgtagggacaataaaaacaaaaaggtgCACAGGACAATGATAAAACTCCAATACCAATTttacaaatgcattttaaaaccgATAGGGACAGTTGCAGTGAAGATTGGTGAAGATTTGATTTCGCTGTCCGCCTATTAAGGCTAGTTATTACTCCCCAAATTTACACACTTAAAAGACTGGTAGAAAGAGCGTCAGCAACaagtgggtttttaaaaaaattactccCAGTGGAGAGAAAACTGGCGTCTTAAACTCAAGACTCGAGGAGATGGGTCCCACCCGCTTTCCAGAAAAAGGTTACAGCCACTTTAAGTGGCAGGCAGCTCTAGATTTTGGGGAGAAATGGAATGAGAACgttttaaaactttaaaatgttATCCTGTGACTCAGATTGCTttaaataaaaagaagaaatCGTTCCAGGGAAGCGGCGGTGGTaagtaaaatttaaaaatatgaagCCATTCAGTTCCAAGGGGGAGTGGGGCCCATTAAATACTGCATTGTGGCGTGTTGAAGCATTGcccttttaagaaaggagcgggCCATGTCACGTGACTAACCCCCACCCCGTTCACTCCAACGGGGTCGATCCCCTGGCGTCAGAGAGTCTGGGGCTATTTAAAAGGGCAACGCTCCTTACAGCCACAACAGCCAAGTCTACCACAAATAAAGTCCACCTCCGACTCACCCCATCTACAACCTACCCTGGGGTTGGAAAAAAGTTGTCCTTAATctttacccccttcccccccccccccaacccctcgcCCACATACAAAGTGTTACTAATCTAGTTCCAATTGCTAAAAGGAAGGGGATGGAATCTGTGGACCCCACCCTCGCTCAAAGTCTTCCAGGGAGAGAAAAGTTAATGAAATAACGTTTTGCTTCTCGCTGATGGGAGACGGTGCAACTAATGGTCAGTGAGCGATCTCTGCCGCTTCTCCCCACACGCACagacccctgtctctctctcttcccccccaggAGAGGGACAATGCCTGAGTATCTGTCCCCACACCTCACTGACAGACCCCCTTGTGTCTGCCATCCCCCTCCGATAGAGGGGTTGAGTCTCACTGTCTGAGACACTCTCCCCCCTAGAGAGAGAGTCGGTGTGCCCGCTCCCGTGCCACAGAAACCCCCGGTGTgtgtctcttcccccccccccccagcacagAGTGTCGGGTCTGAGAGTCTCCCACCCCCTCACATACAGACCCCCTTATGTCTGTTCGCAGCAGACACTGTctggtctgtctctgtccccctcttcccTGCATAGAAACCCCCTCTCCCTTGTATCTCTCCAATAGTGGCTCGCCCCTCTCCCCCAGTCTTTCCCCACTGGTCTCAGTTTGAGAATGTCTCTCTGgttctccttccccaccccttcacATAGAAACCCCCTCTCCCTTGTATCTCTCCAATGAGTCTGTGTCTCTCCCAATAATCTcagtctgagagtgtgtgtatctctggttccccttccccaccccctcagacAGACACCCCCGTCTCCCCTTGTGTCTCTCCAAGGGAGATAGTCTGAGTGTCCCTCCCTAATAATCACTGCATCAGAGTCTGTCTCTCCGAGgcccctcttccccaccccctcacacacagacacagactcccCCCACCCTCAGTTCCCTTGTGTCTCTCCCCGATAGTCACACACACTGTGTCCGAGTCTCTGGGAGTGCGgcagggagctggagctggagccgGATCCGGATCCGCTGGGGGGGTGCTCAGAACGCCACGATCGCCCGTGTCCATGCCCCGAGTCCGGCCAGCGCCTGCTGGCTGCACCACTGTCCGTTCTGCTTGAGCTCGGCGTGGGCtgcaggaggaggagggagaagaGGCGGCGGCGGCTGCAGCTGCTGCTCCGGGTCCTGGCGGCTCAGCAGCCCCGAGAAGCCGGAGCCGAAGATGGAGATGAGGTTGGAGATGTTGGCGGGCTCGGTGCACTCCCAGGCCGGGCTCCCCCACGGCTCGTCCAGCCGCAGCCTCTTCGCCGGAGACAGCTCCAGGCCCGCGGCCTCGGGCTTGCGTTTCCGCGCTGccgggcagcagcagcagcaagcgGCGGCAGCGGAGTCCGGCGCCGGGCCCTTGCGGACGGTGGTCACTAGGGTCTGGGTGTCCAGGTCCAGCACGGTGGTCTGGCGGCAGTGCCCGGGAGCCTCGGGCTCCGGTACCGGCACGGGCTGCTGCTGCACGCCGCCTCCGGGGGCCAGGCGCTGGGCGAACGGCGGCTCAGGGGGTCGGTGTAGGGGAGCGGGGCAGCGGGCGCCGCCTCCCCCCCCGggcccagctccagccccaggcCCGGGCCCGGCCGCCCGCTCGCTCAGGTAGAGTTGCCGGGCGTTCCGCAGGACATAGGAGACCAGCAGGTTCTTGTGCAGCCGGATGCCCCCTCTCTGGCTCCGGGAGCTGTGGATCTTCCGCAGGGAGATGGTGATCAGGGTCTGGGCATTGAGGAcacactccatccccaccccccccggGCGGACACACTCACAGTCCCCCTCCCCCGGGGGTGTACTCACACAGCAGCCGCTCCCTCCCCCTGACTCTGTCCCCGGCTCTGGGGGGGAACTGGCCGCTActcgccgccgccgccgcctttATACCGGAGAGGCGGCGCGGGCACCGCCCACCGCCAGGATGGACCAATCACACCCCAGCTCCGGCGGCTGGCAGGCACGGGGCCGCCCAATGGGAGCGCAGGCGGCTCCTCGGGGCTGTTCAAACAGGagcatcaccaccaccaccaccccacactggcagacaccctcacacccccccccccacacactcacacacagacaccctcacaccccccccccccacactggcaGACAccctactcacactcacacccagacaccctcacacacacacacacacccacccccaaacatccaccctccccccttacagacacatacacccacagacacacccacccctccacacAGTCTCACATCCACCCTCCCcccatacagacacatacacccacagacacacacacacacacacaccccacactcacactgacagccaaccccccccacacagactcactcacagacacacacacacacaccccacacactctcagacatagagaggggggagtgtgggaCAGAGGGGAGAAGGGGCTgggggagagggatagggaaggggaaggaggtgtgaGGGACAACGAGGGGGGGCAGAGGGATAGAGGGTGATGGAGACAgaggagggaggagggtgagggcgagtggaaggggagggaaaggatgatggagagaggaaggggggagagacagggagtgagggagggaagagagagagagagggcagggtgaGAGGCGGGTGGGGAGAAAAGGGGGTGACAGAGGTAGAaggagagacacagacagggacaagagatggagggaaaaagaggaacagagagagagaggggagattcCCTCCCCCATCTGCAgtgcccccccccctccctccctggggtcccaacactgagagttccccccccccccccggtgtaATGTGAAAGAGCCGGCCCCGTCTCTCTGTTTATAACCACTGGCTCTCAGTGGTGGGAGGTGGGCTGCGTTTGGTCGGTTTTAACGAAAATCGTTTTCACCACGCGATAGGAACGCACCCTGGACCCAGACCCAGGCCCTGAGGAGGGGGAGTGGGCTGTCCTAGTCTCTCATCCACTCACCTTCCCTCTCATTCAACCCTTCTCACTCATTCACTcgtctctttctcactcactcacctttTACTCAAACACGCTGTCACTCGtttactcatgatttggagatgccggtattggactggggtctaCAAAGTTAAATTGGAagctaattaaacctgttggactaatacctggtgttgtgtgatttttaacttcatttactCATCTACTtttgcactgtcacactcacacacacttgccCTCTGTCCACAGCACATCGACTGCAGCACGTAGGCAGCTCACgctcatcttctcaagggggcaactagggacgggtaataaatactgaccccGCCCAGCGACaaccatgtcccatgaatgaataaaaaaacctcCCACTTGTGTGTACACATACAGTGACATACTCAAACAGGCACAGTCCTCCCAGGCCCACACACGCTCCCACATACGCTCTGAAACACTCGTTCTCAACCATCCATTCAAATATACTCATACACTCTGATACACTCACTCAAAAACTCACACGtactgtatatatacacacacgcacactcagaaAACTCACTAATTCATGTACACATTCATATACACTCGCTCAAAACTCTCTCAAATGCACACACTACCCACTCACAAATACATACTCACCCACAAATGCATAGACACCCtcatatacatacacactctcacacacacactcattcactcaaacacacacagtccATTTCACTAAGAGGTAAACTGTGTGATTTAAACATATTCTTAAAATCAtttattgtgtgtttgtgttcctaGATTCATGAGAAACCTTTTTGTGTCTGTCTGAAGTTAATCATTAACTtataagtatttctgtagccatggtgatttctgttaacatagttatagagtcatagagatacacagcacagaaacagacccttcagtccaactcgtccatgccaaccagttatcctaaataaatccaatcccatttgccagcacttggcccatatccctctaaacccttcctattcatatacctatctagatgccttttaaatgttgtaactgtaccagcctccaccacttcctctgacagctcattccatacgcgcaccaccctctgtgtgaaaaaattaccccctaggtcccttttaaatctttcccttctcaccctaaacctatgccctctaccccagggaaaagaccttgtctatttaccctattcatgcctctcataattttataaatctctaaaaggtcatccattagcctccaacgctccaggaaaaatagtttGTGAAAGCTAGCTGTAGAGTGGATGGGTTTATGTGTACATTGGACTAGGGGTGTTCACTATTCAAGACAAACAAGCTCCAGTTTGGAAGATCAGGAGAGGCTTCTTTGAAGCTTGGTGAGAgagtttcttttttgttttactttgtgTTTGGAGCAACCCTTTGAATGAAGATAGCTACACAGACCCATGTTCCTGAAAACAGAAGGATATAATAAAAGTAGATTACTTTTGAATAAATAATATTTGATCCAGAGAAAAAATGTTGGTATAAAGCCCTGAAGAGGTTACTTaaagttaaatatttttaaggtcagGCATATGATTAGCTCCAGGAAGAAATTATCTTTAATTCCAGCCTATAAGTTAAAGTCACAAGTGACTTATCCATATCAAGGTGTTAGAGTCAGGGACTTTGGTGTGAACAAAGCACAACAGGTGTTTTGGGTGCTATATAAGGTGTGTGTCTGGTGACTATACTAGGGTGTGCTTTGGGAAATTTCCAAAAAGCTGACCTTTTTCCATTTATAGAGCAGTGTTTTAGAATTAATGAGGTTATACTTTTACTGTGTGCTTAAACACCTTTGAATTAACGTTCTATAATATTATAACCtggataaagccccaggacctgatcaggtgtacccaagaactctgtgggaagctag
This DNA window, taken from Hemiscyllium ocellatum isolate sHemOce1 chromosome 21, sHemOce1.pat.X.cur, whole genome shotgun sequence, encodes the following:
- the ier5l gene encoding immediate early response gene 5-like protein codes for the protein MECVLNAQTLITISLRKIHSSRSQRGGIRLHKNLLVSYVLRNARQLYLSERAAGPGPGAGAGPGGGGGARCPAPLHRPPEPPFAQRLAPGGGVQQQPVPVPEPEAPGHCRQTTVLDLDTQTLVTTVRKGPAPDSAAAACCCCCPAARKRKPEAAGLELSPAKRLRLDEPWGSPAWECTEPANISNLISIFGSGFSGLLSRQDPEQQLQPPPPLLPPPPAAHAELKQNGQWCSQQALAGLGAWTRAIVAF